The DNA region TTACTCTGGCCAACCAGAAAAACAGGGTCGAAGAGATCCTGGGTAAGGCTCTGGCCATGGTAGAGGCTGTAAGTACCGATGAAATCATTGATGTAACCACCGATATTTTCGGAGCCTGATATGCGACGCTCATCAACAAGACGTTCATCAAGAATGGCTGACGAGATCATGCGTGAACTGGGCAGAGTTATTGTCCGGGAAACCCAGGATCCCCGGCTTGAGTTCTTGACCATTACCGGAGTCCGTCTGAACAAGGATTTCAGCATTGCTGAAATCCTTTACACTCATTACCAGGGCCAGTCCAAAGAACTGGATCAGAGTCTGGAAAAGGCTAAAGGTTTTTTCCGGACGGCTCTGGGCAAAAATCTCAAGCTGCGCTATGTACCTGAGCTGAGATTTGTATGGGATAGCTTTGTCCAAGAGATGGTGTACGATGGAAAGCCTTGAT from Desulfonatronovibrio hydrogenovorans DSM 9292 includes:
- the rbfA gene encoding 30S ribosome-binding factor RbfA gives rise to the protein MRRSSTRRSSRMADEIMRELGRVIVRETQDPRLEFLTITGVRLNKDFSIAEILYTHYQGQSKELDQSLEKAKGFFRTALGKNLKLRYVPELRFVWDSFVQEMVYDGKP